AGTTAGTGGATTCCACCCGAACCTGTTCGTATGGCACAAGCGACACTGACGATCACCATGCCCGAGCAGGTGTGGATCCAGCAGATCTCGACGGCGCACCCGGAATCGACGTTCCGGGTGCTCGCGGCCGTCCCGGGTCCCGAATCCGGGTTCGCGCTCGTGCGAATCACCGGACCGAACGTCCCCGACCTGGTCAAGGACATGGACGACCACCCGCAGATCACGGAGCTCTCACTCGCCCAGTGGAGCGACAACGAGGCGACGGTTCACTTCGAGACGACCGCGCCGCTGTTGATGTTCTCCTCGCGCGATTCGGGAATGCCGATCGAGCTGCCGGTAGAGATCCGAGACGGCGAGGCGACGATCGAGGTCACGGGCTCGAGAGAACGCCTCTCGGAGCTCGCAGACCAGCTGCAGCTGTTCGGACTCCAGTACCGGATCGACCACGTTCGAGAGCGACTCCACCAGCGCCAGCTCCTCTCGGAGCGCCAGTGCGAACTCGTCGTCGCCGCCGTCGAGCGCGGCTACTACGACACGCCGCGGTGCTGTTCGCTCACCGAACTCGCGGACCACCTCGGCATCGCGAAGTCGACGTGCAGCG
The sequence above is drawn from the Natrononativus amylolyticus genome and encodes:
- a CDS encoding helix-turn-helix domain-containing protein, translated to MAQATLTITMPEQVWIQQISTAHPESTFRVLAAVPGPESGFALVRITGPNVPDLVKDMDDHPQITELSLAQWSDNEATVHFETTAPLLMFSSRDSGMPIELPVEIRDGEATIEVTGSRERLSELADQLQLFGLQYRIDHVRERLHQRQLLSERQCELVVAAVERGYYDTPRCCSLTELADHLGIAKSTCSETLHRAEETIVKSFLEDIPDSDDLNPLEEELATA